The genome window AAGCGGGGGAGAAAAATTCGATAAGCAGGCGATAATTGATGCTCTGGCGGGCGAGGGGTCTATACAGATTTCCATGTCCGGCTTTGAGATGAGGCTTCTCTCGCCTGAGGTTGCGCTGGTTACATATCGGGCGTCGATTGTCCGCGACAATCAACCGGCGCGGGATTCCCTCCGAT of Candidatus Zixiibacteriota bacterium contains these proteins:
- a CDS encoding nuclear transport factor 2 family protein — its product is MMREKSLREYLYNLESHLFEPAVRHNRSELSRLLADDFVEFGSGGEKFDKQAIIDALAGEGSIQISMSGFEMRLLSPEVALVTYRASIVRDNQPARDSLR